The region CCCCGTCGAGATCATGTCTACCGATACCACGACCCGCGGGTACACCGAGTTGCGGAACTGCTGAATCACGTCCTCCGGGTCCTGCACCGTGTAGGTGACCTTCTTCGCAAACCGGTTGCCCTTTTCGAACTCCTCCCGCAGGATGCGGAGGACATCATCGGCGTGGTTGTCGTCTTTGGTGAACACCAGCGTCTTCGGAAACATCGACCGGTCGGGGAAAAGCCGGTTTCTTGCTTCGTCCCGGAAGGTAGAGAGCACCGTCTGAATCTGGCTGGGAGCGACCACGTCACGGTCCAGCTCCGATCCTTCGTACTCCAGCTCCTCGTCCAGCTCCTGCATCCGGGTCTGCCGCGTCTTCTTTTCCCGCTGCTCGACGGTGTATCCGGCGTCGACGGAGCTGCCCTCTTCGGTGATCTCCGTGCGGATCTTGAACACCTCGTAGGGGACGTTGACGTCGTGGGCCACCGACTTCTCGTATGGGTACTCGCTCACGAGTTGCTGCTGGAAAAAGCCCAGCGTCTGCTTCGAGGGGGTGGCCGTGAGCCCCACCAAAAACGCATCGAAGTACTCCAGGACCTGCCGCCAGACGTTGTAAATCGAGCGGTGGCACTCGTCGACGATGATAAAGTCGAACGTTTCCGGCGGCACCTCCGCGTTGTACATCACGTCCCGGATCACGCCGGTGGGCGTTGTCTCAAAGGCGGAGGTGTCTTCGTCGAGGTCGTCGGGGTCCCCGCCCTTCAGCATCGAGTAGACGCGCTGAATGGTCGTGATGCACACGTCCGACACGTCGTCAATCGTGCTGGACTGAAGGTGCTGGACGTTGTACTCCTGGGTGAAGGCGCGCCCGGTGTCCGGGATCGTGTACTGCTGAAACTCCTTCTCCGTCTGCTTTCCGAGGTTGGTGCGGTCGACAAGAAAGAGGACCCGGCGGGCCTTTGCGTGCTTGAGCAGGCGGTAGCACTCCGTCACGGCCATGAACGTCTTGCCGCTTCCGGTGGCCATCTGCACGAGGGACCGTGGGTGGTTTCCCGCGAAGGACGTCTCCAGCTCCTCGATGGCCTCATACTGGCAGTCCCGCAGGGTCCCGTGCTGGAGGGGCGGCATCCGTTGGAGCCGCCTGCGGAGCGTCTCTGCCTGCCCAATCCAGTCGGCCAGCGTCTCCGGCTGGTGGAAGTGGAAAACCTCTCGGGCCCTCGGATTCGGGTCTCGGAGGTCCCGGAAGTTGGTCTCCACCCCCGTCGATTCGTACACAAACGGGAGGGGCTCTTCGGCAGCCGGAATCTTCTTTGGGTCACTTGTGGCGTAATCTTCAGACTGCTCGGCCACGCCGCCCAGCGGAGTCCCTTCAGGCTTGGCCTCGATGACGCCGACCGCCTCTCGATCCACTACAAGCAGGTAATCGGCCGGCCCAGTCTCAAAAGGATATTCCCGAATGGCAATTCCGTGGGCGGCTCCTGGATCATAGTCGTCTCGGTGCTGCACTGCCCACCCGGCCTGGCGGAGCATGCTGTCGATCTGGTCACGGGCATCGTCTTCAAGACCGTGCGGCATGAAAAGTCGATGCTATAGCGAAAAAGCTTCGAGGGGAGTAAGCTTCCAGGCTTGAAGGGGCTGACTTTCGGAGCGTTACCGAACGTGCTGTAAATATTTGCGATCACAAAAACGAGACTGCGGTAGAGAATTGCGAGCCCACGTCCGAGACAGAATGGGGTTGTCTTACCAATGTTGTACCTTAAAACCCGTAAACCTTTGAAAAACGAAGGTTTACGGAGTAAAAGAGTAGGCGGTGCCGGGTTTCTCAAAAATAGTGCGTCTGACTTTTACATCGGGAGAGCGATAATTGCAGCCGCCAGCCGCCGCTCGACCGGCTCCTGCCGCTGGGTGTTCTCGGCCAGGCGCAAAAGCTCCCCGGTCTCGATTGGCTCGTGAAGGAGGTAATTGGTAAACCCCTCGTCTTTGAGGCGGGTCGCCTCAGCATTTCGCCGCCCCCGCTTCCACTCCACGTACCGAGGTTGGACGAGGCCAAGCCAGCGGTCGGCCAGGTCCTGAATGTCGCAAGGCGCATCCAGATCTTTAGATAGAGCCTTCGACAGGAACTGGCACGCCTGCCTCCGCTCCTCGGAGCTCGCTCTTGCCCCGTACTCTGCGGCCAGCTTCTGCAGCAGGCCAAGCGCGTGCCGGGCCTTATTGGAGAGGAGATCCCGCTCGCCTTTCCCGATGGCCCCGAGCATCTTCGCCAGCGGCCCTTCTGCCTCCTTGAAGAGAGCCGGGTCGCTTTGGCTTTCGGTTGGCTCGATCCTTCCGGCGAGAGCGCGCAGGCGCCGGGAGATCGGGCCAAGCCGCGTGAGGGTTGTCCATCCCTCCTCCCCGAACGGAAGCGTTCCTTCGGCCTTGCCGTGGCCAGGCGGCCCGAGCTCTCCTCTCGGGAGACCTCCCTCGGGATTTCCCTCAGGACCCCCCGTGGAGGAGGCCCCTTCCTCCACGAGGATCCAGCGCGGGGCCCGGCCCTGCTGGCCGCGGAGACAGAAAAACCCCCACCTTCCAGGAGGATCGCCGGAGAATTCTCCCGGCGTCTTCTCCTCCGGGTTCCTCTCCTCCGGGTTCCTCTCCTCTGGGTTCTTCTCCCCTGAGGCCCTCACAACCGAGACCCGGCTCCAGACCGTCGCGTCTGCCCGGGCCACCTGCTCATAGGTGTCCTCCGGGACGATCGGGGGGCTTTCCTGCTCGCCCGGACTCGCGATGCCAACCAGCTCCCGCACCGGCCGAAACGCGTCGTCCAGGCGGCGCTCCGGGCCCGTCTCCTGGTGGGCCTCGTACTGCTGGATAAGCGCCGTCGCGCTGGCCCGCCGCCGTCCCTCCTCGGAAAAGATCTCGCTTTCCCCGCCGATCGTGTCGGGAAGGTCGATGTTGTTGCCCAGAAGCCGCTCGTTTGCGTTGTAACGCTCGATCAGGAGGCCTCTCCGGGCGGACTGAAACGGGGGGCTGTCGGCGGGCCACCAGACGTCGATCTCCTCGTGGGGGCTGTCCATCCGGTCGATGCGGCCGACCCGCTGCTCAGCGATTCGGATCACGCTGGGGGTGTCCAGAAGAACCACCGAGGAGGCGCGCTGCAGGTTAAGCCCCTCGCTCATCGCGTCACTGCAAAGCGCAATGAGGCCCGCTTTGCCTTCCCCGCCCGGGCCAACGCTAGTTTGCTCGCTTCCGCCGAGCCCGAGCTTTTCCTTGACCGACCGGCGGCGGCTCGCCGACATGCTTCCATCAGCCACCACAACCTCGCGCCAAAAATTGCCCGCGGCCTCGCCCTCTCGTTCGCTTTTTCCCGAAGGACCATTTTCTGAGGAGCCACTTTCTGAAGAGCCGTTTTTTACGGTACCGTTCTTCCCGGAACCGTTCTCCCCTGGGCCGTTCTCCCCCGGGCCGCTCTGGAGGCAGTCTCGAAGCGCGTGCAGCGTCAGCGGCTTCGCGCCGAAGGCCAAAACGAGAGGCTCCTCCCGGGCGATCTCGCGGATTTTCTCCGCTCGCGCTTGGGTCCGGGCCTCAGAGAGCCGTTTTGCCTTCTGGCCGATCCCTCGAAGCGCCTTGCGCTCCGCCTCGACCGTCTCTTCGAGACCGCCAGTCAGCCAGTTGGGGAGTCTTTCCTTCCCTAAATTGCTTTTTTCCTTCGGGGGGTCTTCCAGAAGCTCCCCCGCGGCGGCCAGGTAGTCTCCGCTTTCGGCCTTGAGCCCTTCCCTCAGCCCGATCATCTCTGCTGCCTTTGCCGTCCCGTAGACCACCTCCAGAAGGGCAGCCTTCGAGGACTGAAGCGCCCTGCGAATCACATGCGTCGAGAGCCCCCCTGCTCCTTTCACCCGCCGCTCGACAAACGCCTCCTCTTTTTTCCTGTCGCCAAGCTTCCAGGGGGGCGCCTTAAACTCTCGGAGCCACAAAAGCCCCCGCAAGTCCTCGGCCAGCCCACCGATCTCTTCGGCAAGGCGTTTGTCCGTGTCGGTTTCGCCGGTGCGGTAGGTCCGGCAGTTGTGCTCCGGAAACCGGTAGACGGTCCCGTCCTCTCCAGTGTAGCCCTCCGGGCGGCGCCCCACGATCTCGTTTAGGTCCTGCTTCGTGCGCCGGATCGTGCACTGGCGCACGATCTGCCGCAACCGGCCTTCATCCTCGGTGGTGAGGCTCGCTTTCCCCTGAAGCTCCTTGTAGACCCGGAATTCCCGGTCTGAGAGATTGTCCAGCCCCAGAAGCTCGATCATCCGGAGGAGGTCCCCGCTTCCCTTGTTGATCGGCGTGGCGGTAAGGAGGGCCGAGTAATCCGACGCGCTGGTGGTGATTGCCTTGCTTCGCTTCGACGTCCGAGAGAGGTAGTTGTGCGCCTCATCGAGAAACAGGACGTTTGCCTGGCGGACCTCCTCTCGCTCGGTCTCGGCGTTTCGGCCCTGGGAGAGCATGCCGTGAGAGATGGCACTTACCTCCGCGGCCTCCGACCGGCGGATCTCCCGCTCCCACTCCTCGGTCACCTGCGGCGGGCAGACGACCGTCGCGTCGGTCCGGTGGACCTGGCCCTGAGCCCAAAGCCGGTTAAGGAGGCCGTACAGGAGATGCGTCCCGATCCGGGTTTTTCCCGAACCGGTGGCGTCGGCGACGAGCACGCTTCCGCGGGTGTCTAAAATCCAGAGGCCCTGCGCGATCGCCTGCTCCTGGTGGGGCCAGAGGTCCTCCTCCTGCAAAAGCCGAAAGGCCTCCGGGTACCGGTCGGTCCAGTCCCCTTCCAGGATTTCGGCGGCCCCGCGGGCCAGGGCCTCCTGCCAGGTCACCGGCCGGAGGAGGTCCCGCAGGAGACCCGCGATCTCTTCCGTGCGGTCGTCTGCATCCTCCAGATACCCCTCCGCGATTTGCCTTGCCTCCCGGTGCCGGCCCGACCCGGCTTCAAACCGGGCGTTTGCCTCCCGCTGGCTCTCCATCCCCTGGCCGGAGAAGTTGCTGGAGCCGAGCACGGAGGCCTCCTCCCCGACGTAGATCTTGGCGTGGAGGTTACCGGCGGCGTGAAAGCGAACCCGTCCCTCCTCCACCGCTCGGAGCAGGCGAAGCGCCCCGCCCCCGCTCAAGACCGATACGCCCCGCCGGAGCCAGTAGTCCCGGGCCTGCTGGGCAACAGGGCGGGTGCCCTCGTAAAGCCCGCCCGTTGCCGGGCTCGGCTCGCTTCCCAGCACGATGTCGATCTGTCGCCCTTCGGTCGGGTTTTCCCCAAAGAAGGAGAGCAGATGCTCCAGGGACGTAAACGCGGTTACCGCCAAAAACTCCTCCGAGCTCCGGTAGATCTTCCTGACTGTATCCCCGACAGACCGCTCCTCTCCACCGGGCGCATTCTCCCCACCAGGCGCGCTCTCTAGGTTTAGCGGAAAGCGCTCCTGAGGCGGCCACTGGTGCCTCTCCTCGCCGACATTGCCTTCATCGTCATTGCTTTCATCGTCATTGGCTTCATCGCCATTGCCTTCGTTGGCATCGCCCTCGCCGGGATGACCTTCGCTGGAACCTTCCTCGGGGCGAGAACTGCCTGCTGGTTGGTCAAAAAGGCTCGGCTCGTCTCGCTTACAGTTGGAGTCTCCGTCGGAGTCGGCCATGGCTCAGCACAAGCACAGGGAAATAGAGGAGTACTACCCAGAGGCAATCTTCAAGTGCAGGAGGCAGTGTCAAACAGGAGCCAGAAGGCATACTTTCAGCATACCTCCCTCTGAGACGACAGGCCGCCTCAAAATCTACGACTGCCTTGGCCTGCACGATGGGGAGATGAGATCCGCCGACTGGTTCGCCGTCCAAACCGAAGCAATATGGAGTTTCTGACTGATGATATCCTTTTGTAGTCCCTTGCCGAAAGGCAGGCTGGCCGAACGCCGTCTTCTCTGATCAGAAGTCTGGACTGGAAGGGGTGTTCGGATTGTTGCGCTGCTCCTGGTCTGGATATGGGTAGAAGTTGCGGTTTCGCTCGAACATCCCCGGGGCTTCCCGATCGCTCACTTCTCCCCCCAGCCGCCGGCTATCGGCCAGGCTCGTGCCCTGCAGGTACAGCTCTGCGCGGCGCTGCCGGAGAATTTCTGTCTGCAGCGCTGCTTCCGTTGTCGGGCGGCCAGTCTCCTCGTACGAAGGGAGATCCGCCGCAATGCCGAAGGGAGAGGGAATGTCGTCGCCACTGCCGTCCGTGCGCACCGAGTCAATCTCCTCAACGACCTGCGCAAGCGGAGCCCCACTGTTTAGCTTCGCCTCGGCTCGAATGAGAGGCATCTCCCCGGGCACAAACAGAGGCACCGGCGTGGACGCTGTCGCGTAGAAGCCAGCGGGCGCCTCAATGGGGAGTCCGTTGGGGGTGCTTGTCTCATCGACGGGATCGGCGAAAAACTCGATGCGGCCATCTCCTGGCTCGGTGAGGTTCGACCCAAGACTGTCGCGAAGCGCGAGGTCTTCGGACTGGACAAGCTCCTGCCAGAATGGATTCTGGCTCTGATCGTCGTAGCTGAACGTGGAGGTGATCGCAGGATCTACCTGATTCACCGCGGTGATGGCAGCGGTATTGTTACCAATGACTCCGTTGAACCGAGCCCGGTAGGCGTGAATGACGTTCCGGAGCCCTTCAGCGGAGGTACCTCCCGACACGGAGATCGACAGGACGCTGTTGCTGAACTCGTCTGATGGGGCCGTATCGTCGAGGGCCGACAGGGCTTCGTTCAGCAGCGCCACGGCCTCTTGAAGAACCTGCTCGTTAGGCACAAACTCGGCTGTTCCATCTCGGCGGGTTGTCGTGGGGGCCTGCTCGAAGGACAGGCCAATGTTTCCAAGTGCCATGGCTTTAAACAGGCGTGCCGTGGCAACAATGCCACTTTCGGTCGACGCGCTCAGGTTCACCTGAGGAGCGTTCTCTAAGATGTCTTCGGCCGCGCCCACAACGCGGTAGTTTGCGCTCCAGATTGCCTCAACATTGGAATTGCTGGTGGAGAGGTCCCTCCCTCCCCTCTCCATCTCGATGAGATTACTGAACGTGTTGTTGACCGCAATCTCCCGGCTGGTAATTCCGATCCCCCGGGGAATAGTCGCGTTCAGGGCATCGGTCGCGTACAGCTCCTGCATTCCCACAGTAAGTGTGCGGATGCCCTGTGCCGTAGAGAGCGTCTGATCCTCCGTGGGGTTGTTCTCATTTGTTGGGTCGAGATCACAGCTCACCGCTACGGACAGCACACCGAGTGCAGCGATCCCTAAAACAAAGAGATTAGGAACGGATCGTGGTCGGTTCATGGAGACGGAAATATCGTTGTCGGAAGGAGAAGGGCTGCAGGACACAATCGAGGAGTGGAAGATCAGAAAGTGATCGTGGCACCAAGGGAGAAGGTGCGCGGGACGGGCGGCACGACAAAGTCAAATCCGCGGACGCCTGTCCGTTGCCCCCCGATATTCACCTCCGGGTCGTATCCGCTGTAGTCGTCGATCGAGAAAAGATTTCGGCCCGCCGCGTTGAAACGAACGCTTTCGACGGGAAGCCCCCCTGGCCGGATCGTGTAGTTGACGGCAATCTCGCGGAGCTTAACGTACGTGCCATCCTCGACCCAATTCTCGAAAATGTTGAACACACCAGACCCGTATCCGCTCGGTAGGTCTCCTTCAAGCTCGCGCTCGTAATCCTCAAGCGTCCCGAAAGAAGGGAATGCCCCGATTCGGCGCGTGAAGTTGAACACGTCTTGCCCAAACTCCCCGTCGACCTGGAAGCGAATGCTCAAGTTGTCTCCTACCTTGACCTGATTGGCAAAAGCAAGGGTAAAGTCCGGCTGCGGATTTCCGATGATCTGGTCCTGCTCCGCCCGCGCTGGAATCCCGCTGCAGCCACTCTCGCTTATGTCGCAGTTCTGGGGCCTCCAGTACCCGTCGTCGTCTTCGCGCATGGGATTTCCTTCCGTGTCAATCACTTCCCCGTTTTCGTTGCGCGCAAAGGCGCCGCCAAAGTAGGACCCGATGGGCTCTCCATTCTGCGCGGCCGACACCCTAAAGCTACTGGGGATGACCACACGGCCGGTCTCTCCTGGGATGCCGGTAACCTCGTTTCGGTTTCGGGAATAAGTGACGGTCGACACCCACCGCACGTCGCTTCGGTTCAGAGCAACACCGCGGGCACGAAGCTCAATCCCATTGTTCTCGACCGTCCCGATGTTTGCAAGTTCGGTGTTGAAGCCGGTGGTGGGCGCAAGTGACTTTGTGAGGAGAAGGTCCTCGGTTCTCTGATTGTAGTAGGTAAACTCAACCGAGAGGCGATCACTGATCAGACTGAAGTCAGCCCCGACCTCAATCTCACGCTGCCGCTCCGGCCGTACCCCTTGAGCACCGAGTTGCGAGGCTGGCTGCAGACCAGGATTACCATCGAAGGACTGCGCGTTGTACACAGTGAACCGGTCAAACGCCCCGATGGAGGTGAGACCACCTGACCATCCTACGGACCCGCGGAGCTTGAAGCTCGGCAAAACGCTTCCGATGGCACCGCGCCAGAAGTCCTGCTCAGAGATGACATACGAGGTGCTAATTTTCGGATACAGCTGCCACCGGTCGCCCTCACCGAATGAGGAGGAAGCGTCAAGCCGAAGCGCCCCGGTCACGAAGAGACGGTCGGCCAGCCCAAACGACTGCTGACCAAAAACCCCATACACCGTGAGAGGTGACCGGAATTCGCCAAACTCCCTGGATGACGTCCCACCACCGACCGTCTCCGCAATAGGAGGTAAGTCTTGGGACTGAGCATTGAAGGACTCCTCTGATTCGTATTGAAGCGTTCCTCCAACAAGAGACGTAGAGGTCAGACCGTCCCGGATGGAGGCTTCGTATCGGACGTTCAAATCGCTATTGAGCTGAAGGTTACTCAGCTCGGCTCGCCGCGAGAAGCCCGTCTCAAATCCAGGGGTCGAGACTCCGCGAGGGATAAAGGCAGTGCCAGTCTGGTCGTAGGTATCTAGACCCAGCGTGTAGTCGATGCTAAGTCCATCGAGAGGCGTCAGGTCAAGCTGAATGTCCCCGATGAAGCGATCTGTGGTCTGCCCGAAGTCGAACCGGGACTGCACCTCTAGTGGATTTGAGAAGGCCGCGTCATCGGGAAACTCTCCCGCTTCATTGGGCCGCGGATCAAAGGTGTTTGGCCCAAAAATGAACCCTGTCAGTGCTCCGTACAGGGTGTTGAGCCCTCCGTTGGGAACGTCGTTGCTTTCGCTGAAAGCGTAACGGGCCCCAGCGGAAACGTTAACCCAGTCATTCACGGTGTGCTGCAGGCGAGCTGTTCCGTTGAAGCGCTGAAAACCGCTCTCATCGACAACGCCCTGTGACCCAAAATACCCCCCTGACGTGAAGAATTGCGTGTCTTCCGACGACCCGGAGACAGAAAGGTACTGTTCCGTTCCGTAAGCCCTGTCGAAGATGAAGTTCTGAAAGTCAAACCGGCGCTGCCCATCCGGAAGCGGGTCGCCGGAATTGTCCAGAAACTGGCCTTGCTCGTTCTGGGCCATGTTTACATCCAAGGTATTTCGGACCGCTTGCGTCTTCACCCGAGTGCTGTACGTCACTCTCGTCTCTCCCTCCCGCCCGCTCTTCGTGAAAATCTGTACCACGCCGTTGTTGGCTCGGGATCCGTAAAGGGCCGCTGCGGCCGCTCCCTTTACCACTTCCACCCGCTCGATGTCATTTGGATTGATATCAATCAGGCGATTCTGCGTGGTCCCGCCAACTTGAATCAGTTCTGGGGAGTCATTGCTGATAATCACTCCATCGACCACGATCAGTGGGCTGGCCGCTCCCAGCACCGTTCCCGTCCCTCGCAGGCGGATGTCGGTCCCGCCGGCAGGATCCCCGGAGCTCTGCTGGACGCGAACACCTGCCAGTTTTCCCTGAAGCGACTGAAGGGTCGAGCTTTTGGGCGTGTCCTGAAGCTCTGCCGCTTCGATCGAAGAGATCGC is a window of Salinibacter grassmerensis DNA encoding:
- a CDS encoding type I restriction-modification enzyme R subunit C-terminal domain-containing protein — translated: MPHGLEDDARDQIDSMLRQAGWAVQHRDDYDPGAAHGIAIREYPFETGPADYLLVVDREAVGVIEAKPEGTPLGGVAEQSEDYATSDPKKIPAAEEPLPFVYESTGVETNFRDLRDPNPRAREVFHFHQPETLADWIGQAETLRRRLQRMPPLQHGTLRDCQYEAIEELETSFAGNHPRSLVQMATGSGKTFMAVTECYRLLKHAKARRVLFLVDRTNLGKQTEKEFQQYTIPDTGRAFTQEYNVQHLQSSTIDDVSDVCITTIQRVYSMLKGGDPDDLDEDTSAFETTPTGVIRDVMYNAEVPPETFDFIIVDECHRSIYNVWRQVLEYFDAFLVGLTATPSKQTLGFFQQQLVSEYPYEKSVAHDVNVPYEVFKIRTEITEEGSSVDAGYTVEQREKKTRQTRMQELDEELEYEGSELDRDVVAPSQIQTVLSTFRDEARNRLFPDRSMFPKTLVFTKDDNHADDVLRILREEFEKGNRFAKKVTYTVQDPEDVIQQFRNSVYPRVVVSVDMISTGTDVKPLELLLFMRNVQSSVYFEQMLGRGTRTIDSSDLQAVSGEEALSKTHFVLVDAVGVTENKKTDANPLDREPSASFDQLVRGAVEGSARDEDTMSSLGDRFARMNRSLQPKDREEIEEELARSAEERGHDTETMTGLTEGFVTAADYDEQLRRAQEKFGTEDPTEKQIDEATEELIDEACKPIEDPEVRDTIQRVRERSYVTIDDVSRDEVLEVEHETPASANWAHDRIESFEQFIEENKDEITALEIFYDQPHGDRHLTLEQIQELAEAIKQPPLETTPEELWKAYARLEEGKVKGAGEDRLLTDIISLVRHAMGEEEELEPFREEVEERFYAWLGHQDRQQKFTAEQLEWLEMIKEHLAANLTIEEDDFEYSPFEDKGGIYKAYALFDDDELDDILNELNDAVAA
- a CDS encoding SNF2-related protein, with translation MADSDGDSNCKRDEPSLFDQPAGSSRPEEGSSEGHPGEGDANEGNGDEANDDESNDDEGNVGEERHQWPPQERFPLNLESAPGGENAPGGEERSVGDTVRKIYRSSEEFLAVTAFTSLEHLLSFFGENPTEGRQIDIVLGSEPSPATGGLYEGTRPVAQQARDYWLRRGVSVLSGGGALRLLRAVEEGRVRFHAAGNLHAKIYVGEEASVLGSSNFSGQGMESQREANARFEAGSGRHREARQIAEGYLEDADDRTEEIAGLLRDLLRPVTWQEALARGAAEILEGDWTDRYPEAFRLLQEEDLWPHQEQAIAQGLWILDTRGSVLVADATGSGKTRIGTHLLYGLLNRLWAQGQVHRTDATVVCPPQVTEEWEREIRRSEAAEVSAISHGMLSQGRNAETEREEVRQANVLFLDEAHNYLSRTSKRSKAITTSASDYSALLTATPINKGSGDLLRMIELLGLDNLSDREFRVYKELQGKASLTTEDEGRLRQIVRQCTIRRTKQDLNEIVGRRPEGYTGEDGTVYRFPEHNCRTYRTGETDTDKRLAEEIGGLAEDLRGLLWLREFKAPPWKLGDRKKEEAFVERRVKGAGGLSTHVIRRALQSSKAALLEVVYGTAKAAEMIGLREGLKAESGDYLAAAGELLEDPPKEKSNLGKERLPNWLTGGLEETVEAERKALRGIGQKAKRLSEARTQARAEKIREIAREEPLVLAFGAKPLTLHALRDCLQSGPGENGPGENGSGKNGTVKNGSSESGSSENGPSGKSEREGEAAGNFWREVVVADGSMSASRRRSVKEKLGLGGSEQTSVGPGGEGKAGLIALCSDAMSEGLNLQRASSVVLLDTPSVIRIAEQRVGRIDRMDSPHEEIDVWWPADSPPFQSARRGLLIERYNANERLLGNNIDLPDTIGGESEIFSEEGRRRASATALIQQYEAHQETGPERRLDDAFRPVRELVGIASPGEQESPPIVPEDTYEQVARADATVWSRVSVVRASGEKNPEERNPEERNPEEKTPGEFSGDPPGRWGFFCLRGQQGRAPRWILVEEGASSTGGPEGNPEGGLPRGELGPPGHGKAEGTLPFGEEGWTTLTRLGPISRRLRALAGRIEPTESQSDPALFKEAEGPLAKMLGAIGKGERDLLSNKARHALGLLQKLAAEYGARASSEERRQACQFLSKALSKDLDAPCDIQDLADRWLGLVQPRYVEWKRGRRNAEATRLKDEGFTNYLLHEPIETGELLRLAENTQRQEPVERRLAAAIIALPM
- a CDS encoding RagB/SusD family nutrient uptake outer membrane protein, with translation MNRPRSVPNLFVLGIAALGVLSVAVSCDLDPTNENNPTEDQTLSTAQGIRTLTVGMQELYATDALNATIPRGIGITSREIAVNNTFSNLIEMERGGRDLSTSNSNVEAIWSANYRVVGAAEDILENAPQVNLSASTESGIVATARLFKAMALGNIGLSFEQAPTTTRRDGTAEFVPNEQVLQEAVALLNEALSALDDTAPSDEFSNSVLSISVSGGTSAEGLRNVIHAYRARFNGVIGNNTAAITAVNQVDPAITSTFSYDDQSQNPFWQELVQSEDLALRDSLGSNLTEPGDGRIEFFADPVDETSTPNGLPIEAPAGFYATASTPVPLFVPGEMPLIRAEAKLNSGAPLAQVVEEIDSVRTDGSGDDIPSPFGIAADLPSYEETGRPTTEAALQTEILRQRRAELYLQGTSLADSRRLGGEVSDREAPGMFERNRNFYPYPDQEQRNNPNTPSSPDF
- a CDS encoding SusC/RagA family TonB-linked outer membrane protein; the encoded protein is MTDRYGSVFAFLFVGLFVLVGARPAAAQTDYTIEGQVIDESTSEVLPGANVQVEGTNFGTATGTDGEFSFTARLQPGEYRVRVSFVGYETITRVVQLADQEAVTLDPFQLGISAARVDEVIVTGQAGPTERKELGNAISSIEAAELQDTPKSSTLQSLQGKLAGVRVQQSSGDPAGGTDIRLRGTGTVLGAASPLIVVDGVIISNDSPELIQVGGTTQNRLIDINPNDIERVEVVKGAAAAALYGSRANNGVVQIFTKSGREGETRVTYSTRVKTQAVRNTLDVNMAQNEQGQFLDNSGDPLPDGQRRFDFQNFIFDRAYGTEQYLSVSGSSEDTQFFTSGGYFGSQGVVDESGFQRFNGTARLQHTVNDWVNVSAGARYAFSESNDVPNGGLNTLYGALTGFIFGPNTFDPRPNEAGEFPDDAAFSNPLEVQSRFDFGQTTDRFIGDIQLDLTPLDGLSIDYTLGLDTYDQTGTAFIPRGVSTPGFETGFSRRAELSNLQLNSDLNVRYEASIRDGLTSTSLVGGTLQYESEESFNAQSQDLPPIAETVGGGTSSREFGEFRSPLTVYGVFGQQSFGLADRLFVTGALRLDASSSFGEGDRWQLYPKISTSYVISEQDFWRGAIGSVLPSFKLRGSVGWSGGLTSIGAFDRFTVYNAQSFDGNPGLQPASQLGAQGVRPERQREIEVGADFSLISDRLSVEFTYYNQRTEDLLLTKSLAPTTGFNTELANIGTVENNGIELRARGVALNRSDVRWVSTVTYSRNRNEVTGIPGETGRVVIPSSFRVSAAQNGEPIGSYFGGAFARNENGEVIDTEGNPMREDDDGYWRPQNCDISESGCSGIPARAEQDQIIGNPQPDFTLAFANQVKVGDNLSIRFQVDGEFGQDVFNFTRRIGAFPSFGTLEDYERELEGDLPSGYGSGVFNIFENWVEDGTYVKLREIAVNYTIRPGGLPVESVRFNAAGRNLFSIDDYSGYDPEVNIGGQRTGVRGFDFVVPPVPRTFSLGATITF